The genomic window CCAGTACCGCTTCATCAGGAGGTGCGGGAGTTGCACTCATCAACAGTTTTTCATCGACGTCAGATTTACCTTGCTGGGTATTTACACAATCGGCAGGAACGTATGGAAAAATCGTAGGCGAAGTGGCATCTCATGAGCTGGGACATACACTAGGACTGCATCATGACGGGCAGGCTCAGTATACCTATTATGGCGGTCATGGAAATTGGGCGCCGATTATGGGAGTAAGTTATTATAAGAATGTAACCCAATGGAGCAAGGCAGAATATTCTAATGGAAACAACCATGAAGATGATCTTTCCATCATCAGCAGTGCTACGAACGGTGTTGGATACAGAATTGATAATCAAGGAGATAACTTCACCAACGCAACAACACTTAACACACTTGGAGAAGATGTTCTAGCTACACAAAATCAAGGAGTTATAGATCACACCAATGATATCGACGTGTTCAAGTTCCATACTTACGGAGGAGATGTTAATTTAAAAGTACAAGCTTCGGAAATACACAGTAATCTGCTTTTGAAAATCGCATTATACAACAGTCAGAATGTTTTAATAACCTCAGCCACAGGACATCCTGACAATCTGGGCGATCCGGTTGTCATTAATACCAACCTTACTACCGGAGATTACTATCTGGCCGTTACCGGAATCGGAGAAGGAACTCCCGATACAGGCTATACCAGTTATGCATCACTGGGTTATTACAACATTTCCGGAACACTGCCAAAAATTGGCACTTTAGCTGTAGATGAGCTTGAAAATGCAACCATCTATCCGAAAATGGTGAAAGATGAGTTTACCATCGACACCAAAATGAACGGAGAATATGAAGTACAGGTCTTAAACAGCTTAGGACAACTGTTGTACAAAAAACTTTTTTCTGATCAGATTCACCAGATAGCTTTTGCTGACAAACCCGTCGGAATTTATTTCGTCATTCTAAAAAACAAAAAAACAGGATTCCAAAAGTCACACAGCATTATCAAAAATTAATATCAATAAATAAAAGCTGTTTTACAGAAATAAAGCAGCTTTTACATTTTAATCACCAACAAAAAAATAAACAAAATGAAAAAACAACTTATTTTTGCAACATGGGCAAGCCTGCTTATTTGCATCTCAGTATTCAGTAATTTTTATGCCCAGGAAAAGCAGTCTTATTTTCTAGGAAGCACAGCGCAATTTGAACAGCAATTAACATCTTCTGTTTCAGAGCGCGAAGCGAGAGCATTAAGTTTAGCCATTTCAGAGCATGAAACCTTAAATGCTACAGTGAATTATAACAAAATTAATAATGGCTCCATGCACCTTGAAGGGGAAATACAGGGAGATCATCCCGGGAGTTTCAGTATTGTAATAAAAGAAAACAAATTGAATGGAAACATCTTA from Chryseobacterium wanjuense includes these protein-coding regions:
- a CDS encoding T9SS type A sorting domain-containing protein, yielding MKKITFQFRKWAFLLIFSFIDCSIFAQERAQEYQLGTNTDFLNQLQSQLNTNGKNDLLTLQVSDKEALRSIVNYYERSPDGTLHLEGELTGSATGTFSIRIKENKLEGNIMLPKNKEAFIYKSDTKGNAFIKKIDINKIICVDFHVPAQKLTENKVVRTQKNSVLGNVSSLQSNPGAGGCLLLDFNGYIVPAGSGWNGGNSFVAAPSGMSDADILEAWELVSEDFRPFNLNVTTDEDVFNSYAQNKRRRCVITPTSTASSGGAGVALINSFSSTSDLPCWVFTQSAGTYGKIVGEVASHELGHTLGLHHDGQAQYTYYGGHGNWAPIMGVSYYKNVTQWSKAEYSNGNNHEDDLSIISSATNGVGYRIDNQGDNFTNATTLNTLGEDVLATQNQGVIDHTNDIDVFKFHTYGGDVNLKVQASEIHSNLLLKIALYNSQNVLITSATGHPDNLGDPVVINTNLTTGDYYLAVTGIGEGTPDTGYTSYASLGYYNISGTLPKIGTLAVDELENATIYPKMVKDEFTIDTKMNGEYEVQVLNSLGQLLYKKLFSDQIHQIAFADKPVGIYFVILKNKKTGFQKSHSIIKN